From Eptesicus fuscus isolate TK198812 chromosome 22, DD_ASM_mEF_20220401, whole genome shotgun sequence, a single genomic window includes:
- the CHRNB2 gene encoding neuronal acetylcholine receptor subunit beta-2, translating into MAWRSEPMALLLGFGLLWLCSGVGGTDTEERLVEHLLDPSRYNKLIRPATNGSELVTVQLMVSLAQLISVHEREQVMTTNVWLTQEWEDYRLTWNPEEFDNMKKVRLPSKHIWLPDVVLYNNADGMYEVSFYSNALVSYDGSIFWLPPAIYKSACKIEVKHFPFDQQNCTMKFRSWTYDRTEIDLVLKSDVASLDDFTPSGEWDIVALPGRRNENPEDSTYVDITYDFIIRRKPLFYTINLIIPCVLITSLAILVFYLPSDCGEKMTLCISVLLALTVFLLLISKIVPPTSLDVPLVGKYLMFTMVLVTFSIVTSVCVLNVHHRSPTTHTMAPWVKALFLEKLPALLFMQQPRRPCARQRLRQRRRQREREGAGAPFFRGAPGADSCTCFVNHAAASVQGLAGAFGAEPAPAAVPGRWRGPCGCGLREAVDGVRFIADHMRSEDEDQSVCEDWKYVAMVIDRLFLWIFVFVCVFGTIGMFLQPLFQNYTTATFLHADHSAPGSK; encoded by the exons ATGGCCTGGCGCTCCGAGCCCATGGCGCTGCTACTCGGTTTCGGCCTCCTCTGGCTGTGCTCAG GAGTCGGGGGTACGGACACAGAGGAGCGGCTGGTGGAGCATCTCTTGGATCCTTCCCGCTATAACAAGCTTATCCGCCCAGCGACCAATGGCTCTGAGCTGGTGACAGTACAGCTCATGGTATCCCTGGCCCAGCTCATCAGTGTG CATGAGCGGGAGCAGGTCATGACCACCAATGTCTGGCTGACCCAG gaATGGGAGGATTATCGCCTTACTTGGAATCCTGAGGAGTTCGACAACATGAAGAAAGTTCGACTCCCTTCCAAGCACATTTGGCTCCCAGATGTGGTCCTATACAACAA CGCTGATGGCATGTACGAGGTGTCCTTCTATTCCAACGCCCTGGTCTCCTACGACGGCAGCATCTTCTGGCTGCCGCCTGCCATCTACAAGAGCGCGTGCAAGATCGAGGTGAAGCACTTCCCGTTCGACCAGCAGAACTGCACCATGAAGTTCCGCTCCTGGACCTACGACCGCACCGAGATCGACCTGGTGCTCAAGAGCGACGTGGCCAGCCTGGACGACTTCACGCCGAGCGGCGAGTGGGACATCGTGGCGCTGCCAGGCCGGCGCAACGAGAACCCCGAGGACTCGACGTACGTGGACATCACCTACGACTTCATCATCCGGCGCAAGCCGCTCTTCTACACCATCAACCTCATCATCCCCTGCGTGCTCATCACCTCGCTGGCCATCCTGGTCTTCTACCTGCCGTCCGACTGCGGCGAGAAGATGACGCTGTGCATCTCCGTGCTGCTGGCGCTCACCGTCTTCCTGCTGCTCATCTCCAAGATCGTGCCGCCCACCTCGCTGGACGTGCCGCTGGTGGGCAAGTACCTCATGTTCACCATGGTGCTGGTCACCTTCTCCATCGTCACCAGCGTGTGCGTGCTCAACGTGCACCACCGCTCGCCCACCACGCACACCATGGCGCCCTGGGTCAAGGCGCTCTTCCTGGAGAAGCTGCCGGCGCTGCTCTTCATGCAGCAGCCGCGCCGCCCCTGCGCCCGCCAGCGCCTGCGCCAGAGGCGGCGCCAGCGGGAGCGCGAGGGCGCGGGAGCCCCCTTTTTCCGCGGAGCCCCCGGGGCCGACTCCTGCACGTGCTTCGTCAACCACGCCGCCGCGTCTGTCCAGGGCTTGGCGGGGGCCTTCGGGGCGGAGCCCGCGCCCGCAGCCGTCCCTGGGCGCTGGCGGGGGCCTTGCGGCTGTGGCCTCCGGGAGGCAGTGGACGGCGTGCGCTTCATCGCGGACCACATGCGCAGCGAGGACGAGGATCAGAGC GTGTGCGAGGACTGGAAGTATGTCGCCATGGTGATCGACCGGCTATTCCTTTGGATCTTTGTCTTCGTCTGTGTCTTTGGCACCATCGGGATGTTCCTGCAGCCTCTCTTCCAGAACTACACCACCGCCACCTTCCTCCATGCAGACCACTCGGCTCCCGGCTCCAAGTGA